The DNA window TCTTGTCTTTTACCTTTTTGAGTCGCGCTATTTTAGGGAGCATTCGACATTTGTCTAGCATAGAACGAGGGGATAAGAAAAATAATTGTGTTTTTTTTGCACAAATGTATCAAGCTTTGAGTTTAAAGGTCGATAACTGATCAGGGTATTTAACGGAGTAGAATGATGAAAATTGGTCAACAACATGGGGTGATGCCACCTGGGTTGGATAAATTTCCGCTCACGCATCGGCCAGGACAGAAACTAGGGCTTCTCAATTCGGACAGCTATCAAGGGGATAAATTTAAAACCTCGGCGAAAGTGTTAGAAGATAAGCTGAACGAAGCGTTGGGAATTGCTCCTAAGAAAGATAAAGCTGAGAAAAAGCCGCTGTTTGACTTTGAAAGCGTTGTGAAAAACGTGCTCGAATTCGTGAAAGGTGCTGTAAACATGGCCAAGGCAAACGGCAAATCGGATGATGAGCTGCGAGAGATGCTGGGCAAAGCGCGAGAAGGCGTCAATCTAGGAGTTGATGATGCGAGTAAGATTCTTGACGATTCTGGCTTGCTCGACGACGACATCAAAACGGGGATCTCAAAATCTCAAGAGGGTATTCACAAAGGGTTAGATGATTTTGAAAAATCGCTCTTTGAACCTCAATCACAAGGTGTATTGGTTGCAGGGGCACAATACGCGAGTTTACAAAATCAGGCTGAATTTTCATTCACAACTGCGGAAGGTGACGAAATCGTTATTTCGTTCAATGATGCGTATTCGTCTAAGCAAGGTTTTGCTGCAAGTGAAGGTGAAAAAGGCAAAGCATTTGCTTTTGCATCAGAGCAACAGCATGAAGTGGAGTTTTCTATCAGTGTCAATGGTGAAGTGAACGACGCGGAGAAAGAAGCGATTAATGGCATGATGAAGGATATTCGCGATATTAGTAACGCGTTTTTCCGAGGTGATTTTGATAAGGCGTTTGAGCAAGCGAAGAAATTGAGTTTGGACAATGAACAAATCGCACAGTTTTCTTTAGATATGAAACAAACGAAGCAGACGGCTGCTATTAGCCAGTACCAACAGTCCAATCCGACCGCTCAAGCTGCAAAGGCTTTTCAACCCCTAAATGAGGGGCTGCGCGAGGTGCATGGTCAAGGCAAAGCGTTGGGTGTGGAAAAGCAATTGCCGGATATTATGGAGTGGATGAACCATGGCCAAGCGCGATTGAAAGAGTTTCTCGATTACGCGCAAGCTTACTTCCAAACATTGGATAGTCAAAAGCAGCCTAATTCGTAATTTTGCATCAATGGGCGTGTTTAGATTTTCTCGTTAGTAGATAAAAGGCTTCGTTGCGCCAGCAACGAAGCCTTTTTGTTTTACTTGTAAAGTTGAGTGAATCCGTGACTTAGCGTCGAGACTATTCGTCTTCTGAGTCCTCCGGTTTTTGCTTTGCTTCACGAACTTTTAATGTGCGCTGTTGAAACTCTTTGTCATTAAGAGCCGCTATTGCTTTTTCAGCATCAGCTTCTGCCATTTCAACGAATCCAAAGCCGCGACGTTTGCCTGTATTTTTATCTTTAAGCAAACGAACGTTCACAACAGTACCTTGTTCTTCAAATAAAGAACGCACTACTGACTCATTTGCACGATATGGAAGATTGCCAACGTAAATAGTTTTCGTTTTGATGGCTTCGTCCGTCGCGTTCTCAAATGAGGTCGCAGAGAAGTAGGATGTAATGATACCTCCTAATAAAGTACTGATAGCGACAACAAGTGCAAATTGAGTTTGCAGCGCTGCTGACATGGTGTGTGCGATGAAAAATGCAATTAATCCAAGTAACGCACTAATAATAAATGATCTTTGATCTGGGAATTTCATATTGTTGTACCGAGTAAACAATGGATAAACATTAATTTAACAAACGAAATTGCTATCTTAGCGACTTATATAATCTTCGCAATAATAAAAAGCATAGATCGTCATCCTACAGTAACAAATTTTAGTCTAATTGCTCGTATTTTCAGCTTCAAAGCAGTAGGTTGGGTAAAAAAACAGCGATTGAACAAAAAGAGCAAAAAAAGGGTTGATCCTTTTTTGGATCGCCCTATAATGCGACCCCACTGAGACGGACAACGGCGCTGCAAAGCAACGTACGAAGTTGAAGTTGAGTCAAGTAAAACTGGATGGCGAGCTTCGAAAGAAAATCAAAATTAAGTGTTGACAAAAAATGTGGGTGACGTAAGATGCGCATCCCTACCGCGACACGGTTCGCGGCGAACTTTGAAAGTTCGAATCGTTCTTTAACAATATAAAGCAATCATCTGTGTGGGCACTCGTACAGATTGAGTTCTAACAGCTAAGCCAGTTTCTGGCGAAGCACAAAAATTTAGAGTCTCAATTAATCTGAGTGACCAACATGAAACAAGGTAACTTGTTTCAACACAGTCAATTCAGTATTCATTGAGCTGAAGCTTAGGCTTCAAAAAACTTTTAATTGAAGAGTTTGATCATGGCTCAGATTGAACGCTGGCGGCAGGCCTAACACATGCAAGTCGAGCGGTAGCACAGAGAAACTTGTTTCTTGGGTGACGAGCGGCGGACGGGTGAGTAATGCTTGGGAATCTGCCTTTAGGAGGGGGACAACAGTTGGAAACGACTGCTAATACCGCATAATCTCTGAGGAGCAAAGATGGGGATCTTCGGACCTATCGCCTAAAGATGAGCCCAAGTGGGATTAGCTAGTTGGTGAGGTAATGGCTCACCAAGGCGACGATCTCTAGCTGGTCTGAGAGGATGATCAGCCACACTGGAACTGAGACACGGTCCAGACTCCTACGGGAGGCAGCAGTGGGGAATATTGGACAATGGGCGCAAGCCTGATCCAGCCATGCCGCGTGTGTGAAGAAGGCCTTCGGGTTGTAAAGCACTTTCAGTAAGGAGGAAAGCGTAGTCGCTAATATCGGCTATGTGTGACGTTACTTACAGAAGAAGCACCGGCTAACTCCGTGCCAGCAGCCGCGGTAATACGGAGGGTGCAAGCGTTAATCGGAATTACTGGGCGTAAAGCGTACGCAGGCGGTTGATTAAGCGAGATGTGAAAGCCCCGGGCTCAACCTGGGAACTGCATTTCGAACTGGTCAACTAGAGTGTGATAGAGGGTGGTAGAATTTCAGGTGTAGCGGTGAAATGCGTAGAGATCTGAAGGAATACCGATGGCGAAGGCAGCCACCTGGGTCAACACTGACGCTCATGTACGAAAGCGTGGGGAGCAAACAGGATTAGATACCCTGGTAGTCCACGCCGTAAACGATGTCTACTAGGAGCTGGACTCTTCGGAGGACTTTTCCAAAGCTAACGCATTAAGTAGACCGCCTGGGGAGTACGGCCGCAAGGTTAAAACTCAAATGAATTGACGGGGGCCCGCACAAGCGGTGGAGCATGTGGTTTAATTCGATGCAACGCGAAGAACCTTACCTACACTTGACATGCAGAGAACTTTCCAGAGATGGATTGGTGCCTTCGGGAACTCTGACACAGGTGCTGCATGGCTGTCGTCAGCTCGTGTTGTGAGATGTTGGGTTAAGTCCCGCAACGAGCGCAACCCCTATCCTTAGTTGCCAGCGATTCGGTCGGGAACTCTAGGGAGACTGCCGGTGATAAACCGGAGGAAGGTGGGGACGACGTCAAGTCATCATGGCCCTTACGTGTAGGGCTACACACGTGCTACAATGGCATATACAGAGTGCTGCGAGCTCGCGAGAGTCAGCGAATCACTTAAAGTATGTCGTAGTCCGGATTGGAGTCTGCAACTCGACTCCATGAAGTCGGAATCGCTAGTAATCGCAAATCAGAATGTTGCGGTGAATACGTTCCCGGGCCTTGTACACACCGCCCGTCACACCATGGGAGTGGGTTGCTCCAGAAGTAGGTAGCTTAACCTTCGGGGGGCGCTTACCACGGAGTGATTCATGACTGGGGTGAAGTCGTAACAAGGTAGCCCTAGGGGAACCTGGGGCTGGATCACCTCCTTATACGATTTAGAACTTATTTGTTCGAAGTGTCCACACAGATGATTGTTCAAAGAGAACGAAACATTGCTTGGGTCTGTAGCTCAGGTGGTTAGAGCGCACGCCTGATAAGCGTGAGGTCGGTAGTTCAAGTCTACTCAGACCCACCACTTCTTACTCGTAAGAAGCCTGGTTCTAAAAGTAATGTTAAATCTTCCTAAGTAATGTGGGGCTATAGCTCAGCTGGGAGAGCGCCTGCCTTGCACGCAGGAGGTCAGCAGTTCGATCCTGCTTAGCTCCACCACTTTACTTACTTCTCACAGATAAACACTTTGATGCAGAGTTTTTAACTCTGAGAAGTCAAATTCTCTTGCTCTTTAAAAATTTGGAAAGCTGATATTAAATCTCAAACAACATTTATTGTTGTTAGAGTTTTCGTAAAGAAAAATGCCAATTGATTGTTCGAAAGAACGATTGATTAGCGTCTACTTTAGTATTCAAAACTTAACTTCTGGCGAAGTTAAACTGTCTTTGACGATACAATCACGGTTGTAAAACCATTTTGGGTTGTATGGTTAAGTGACTAAGCGTACACGGTGGATGCCTTGGCAGTTGGAGGCGATGAAGGACGTACTAACTTGCGATAAGCCTAGTTGAGCCAGTAAGAGGCGCTTGAGACTAGGATTTCCGAATGGGGAAACCCACCTATTTATAGGTATCCTATGGTGAATACATAGCCATAGGAGGCGAACCGGGAGAACTGAAACATCTAAGTACCCCGAGGAAAAGAAATCAACCGAGATTCCGTTAGTAGTGGCGAGCGAACGCGGACCAGCCCTTAAGCTGTGTTGTAGTTAGTGGAATATTCTGGAAAGTGTAACGATACAGGGTGATAGTCCCGTACACAAAAACTTATACACAGTGAAATCGAGTAGGACGGGGCACGTGAAACCTTGTCTGAATATGGGGGGACCATCCTCCAAGGCTAAATACTCCCAACTGACCGATAGTGAACCAGTACCGTGAGGGAAAGGCGAAAAGAACCCCTGTAAGGGGAGTGAAATAGAACCTGAAACCGTGTACGTACAAGCAGTAGGAGCACCTTCGTGGTGTGACTGCGTACCTTTTGTATAATGGGTCAGCGACTTATATTCTGTAGCGAGGTTAACCGAATAGGGTAGCCGTAGCGAAAGCGAGTCTTAACTGGGCGCTTAGTTGCAGGGTATAGACCCGAAACCCGGTGATCTATCCATGAGCAGGTTGAAGGTCAGGTAACACTGACTGGAGGACCGAACCCACTCCCGTTGAAAAGGTAGGGGATGACTTGTGGATTGGAGTGAAAGGCTAATCAAACCGGGAGATAGCTGGTTCTCCCCGAAATCTATTTAGGTAGAGCCTCGGACGAATACTACTGGGGGTAGAGCACTGTTAAGGCTAGGGGGTCATCCCGACTTACCAACCCTTTGCAAACTCCGAATACCAGTAAGTAATATCCGGGAGACACACGGCGGGTGCTAACGTCCGTCGTGAAGAGGGAAACAACCCAGACCGCCAGCTAAGGTCCCAAAGTGTATGTTAAGTGGGAAACGATGTGGGAAGGCTAAAACAGCTAGGAGGTTGGCTTAGAAGCAGCCACCCTTTAAAGAAAGCGTAATAGCTCACTAGTCGAGTCGGCCTGCGCGGAAGATGTAACGGGGCTAAACATACCACCGAAGCTGCGGCTGCAGATTTTATCTGCGGGGTAGGGGAGCGTTCTGTAAGCCGTTGAAGGTGTACCGGGAGGTATGCTGGAGGTATCAGAAGTGCGAATGCTGACATAAGTAACGATAATGCGGGTGAAAAACCCGCACGCCGGAAGACCAAGGGTTCCTATCCCATGTTAATCAGGGTAGGGTGAGTCGACCCCTAAGGCGAGGCTGAAGAGCGTAGTCGATGGGAAACGGGTTAATATTCCCGTACTTGATATGAATGCGATGGGGGGACGGAGCAGGCTAGGCAAGCATGGCGTTGGTTGTCCATGTGAAAGTATGTAGGCTGGTGACTTAGGCAAATCCGGGTCGCTAAAGCTGAGATACGAGACGAGCACCTACGGGTGTGAAGTTGTTGATGCCCTACTTCCAGGAAAAGCCTCTAAGCTTCAGTTCATATTGAATCGTACCCGAAACCGACACAGGTGGTCAGGTAGAGAATACTAAGGCGCTTGAGAGAACTCGGGTGAAGGAACTAGGCAAAATGGTACCGTAACTTCGGGAGAAGGTACGCTCTTGTCTGTTAAGCCCTTGCGGTGTAAGCAGACGGGAGTCGCAGAGAATAGGTAGCTGGAACTGTTTATTAAAAACACAGCACTGTGCAAAATCGTAAGATGACGTATACGGTGTGACGCCTGCCCGGTGCCGGAAGGTTAATTGATGGGGTTAGTCTTTGGACGAAGCTCTTGATCGAAGCCCCGGTAAACGGCGGCCGTAACTATAACGGTCCTAAGGTAGCGAAATTCCTTGTCGGGTAAGTTCCGACCTGCACGAATGGCGTAATCATGGCTACGCTGTCTCCACCCGAGACTCAGTGAAATTGAAATCGCAGTGAAGATGCTGTGTACCCGCGGCTAGACGGAAAGACCCCGTGAACCTTTACTATAGCTTGGCACTGAACATTGAACCTACATGTGTAGGATAGGTGGGAGGCTTTGAAGCAAGAACGCTAGTTCTTGTGGAGCCGTCCTTGAAATACCACCCTTGTATGTTTGATGTTCTAACGTTGGCCCCTAATCGGGGTTACGGACAGTGCCTGGTGGGTAGTTTGACTGGGGCGGTCTCCTCCCAAAGAGTAACGGAGGAGCACGAAGGTTTGCTAAGAGCGGTCGGACATCGCTCGGTTAGTGTAATGGTAGAAGCAAGCTTAACTGCGAGACAGACACGTCGAGCAGGTACGAAAGTAGGTCATAGTGATCCGGTGGTTCTGAATGGAAGGGCCATCGCTCAACGGATAAAAGGTACTCCGGGGATAACAGGCTGATACCGCCCAAGAGTTCATATCGACGGCGGTGTTTGGCACCTCGATGTCGGCTCATCACATCCTGGGGCTGAAGTCGGTCCCAAGGGTATGGCTGTTCGCCATTTAAAGTGGTACGCGAGCTGGGTTTAGAACGTCGTGAGACAGTTCGGTCCCTATCTGCCGTGGGCGTTTGAGAATTGAGAGGGGCTGCTCCTAGTACGAGAGGACCGGAGTGGACGAACCGCTGGTGTTCGGGTTGTCATGCCAATGGCATTGCCCGGTAGCTACGTTCGGAATCGATAACCGCTGAAAGCATCTAAGCGGGAAGCGAGCCTCGAGATGAGTTCTCACTTGGAGTTTAACTCCACTAAAGGGCCGTTGGAGACTACAACGTTGATAGGCAGGGTGTGGAAGCGCTGTGAGGCGTGAAGCTAACCTGTACTAATTACCCGTGAGGCTTAACCATACAACGCCAAAGTGGTTTAGTTGTTAGAAGTTAAGTATTGACTAAAGTAGACAACGACGAAGTAAAAGACATTAATATTAGCGTTCCAGATTTAGTTTACTTGCGGTAGCGAGTAGACGACCAGCTTATGCTTGGTGACAATAGCGTTGTGGACCCACCTGACCCCATGCCGAACTCAGAAGTGAAACGCAACAGCGCCGATGATAGTGTGGCAGCTGCCATGTGAAAGTAGGACATCGCCAGGCTCTAATTAAATAAAAAGGCCTCTTCGAAAGAAGAGGCCTTTTTATTTATTACGTGTTTAGGGATGTGCTACGTGAAAGTAGGGTGAAAAGTCGATTAGGGAAGCAAACAGTTTTGCTTCACCGGCTTTGAACGTCGAAGGCCTCTGGCCGTAGACCGGACATCGCCAGGCTGGGCGCCCCCGACTCTTAATTAAAGTAAGCCCGATCCGAAAGAGTCGGGCTTTTTTGCTTTATTTTTTTCTAGAAAATTCAGACCAATTCGAGAAACGATCCCCAAAAAACGAAGTTCGGTGTTGGAATGGCTCCTGTAGCATCGTACCTCGGTAAATTCTGACCTACACCTACACCATGCTATGAAGCTTCGCGTCGAATGTATCTGCCTTCGCAGAGCTACTAACGGAAGTGCAGCCGGACGAGGCTTTTCTGACCAAAGCAAATGATGCTCGCTATGATCAAGCTTTTTACTATTGTCTTCCAAGTAATCAGCAATGCAGTGTATGTTCAGCCAATCATCTCTTATATTTAATTTATGCTCTGATTTCTGACATTGCGAATCTTCGTTGAACCTCTGATAAAGGCGTGAATGAAACTCCGAATCAATTTATTGCTGGTTAACTGTTCAACGGTAAGATTACCCTAGACTCAATGTCGGATGTTAAGGGTCGAGCCGGCTCAAAACTCATGTAGTCCTTTAATTACCTGAATATTAGAAAATAAATTTAGGTATGATTTGAAGTGGCAAACAGAGAAAACTGCCGAGTCTATTTAAGGTTATGAGTGTTGCTTATTGAAATAATTGCACTCGATGGCGCAGTATCATCACGAACGGTTTCTTTGTATGCATAAAAGCACGTGGTGATTGCAAGCAGAGGATAAAGAATTGATCGAAAATAAAAATGCCCCAACTAGGATGCCGACAAGGCAGTCCGATCGGGGCATTGTGGAGTAAGTTATTCTATTTCGTAAAACGGATTGCTAGATAGGTCGATTTCTCTTATAAAGAACTCCTCAGGTACTGGTAAACCTGTATCTTTAATAAGTAAATGCCTTATCCTGCTTTCTGTAATATAAACTTTGTCATCCACTACCGTCAGATTTAGTGGGGATTCAATATGTTCGACAAGCGTGTGAACGGCATATGGTGCATCACCATTAAAATCAATCAGATCGAGCTTACCGTTTCCACTACTTGCTCCACCTTCAAGAACTAAGATTTTATTGTCGTTAATTGCGAAGATGCCATCAGGATTTTCTAAATTGCGCTGGAGTGGAATACGGCTAACAGAGCGGTCGTTTCCGCTTACTCGTAGCAATTCTCCGGCACTATATAGACCAACAATCAGGTCGCTATTTGCTAGCTGGACTATGCCTGCAGGCCCAAGTTCGCCAGGCGAGAACAGGCTACTGGTTGCATAAGGTTCAAGTTCCGCACTGGGTGAATCAATATGATGCACGAGATCTGCGATGCTATCTGAAATAAATACACCACCTTGCCCATCCAAAGCTATGTCGTTACAGAATCCGTGATTCGGCATGGTCCAAATGCGCAGGACTTTGCGCTTTTTCACATCGATTGCGGCCACTCGATGGGCCCTGCGAGTGACGTTACCATCACTATCCGTTACACCAAGGAAGTCTGGTGACGCAACCCAAAGAACGTTCGTGTTCTCATCGAAACGCAAGCTTGTCCCTGCAAAGATCTGCTCGGAAGCAGGAAATGCAACGCGTACTTTCTTGTTTGGCTTTATTTCAAGTATGTCGCCAGATACGACAGATCCAACAAAAACACGGCCTTTTGGCGAGTGAGTAATGCCATTCGGATACTTATAGCCTTCAGGTAAGACAATACGTTCGGATTGAGTTTCATCATCGAACCATTGAGTCATCCCATCTTGAGCAGATACCGACCCAATGAACAGTGAAGCGAGAATTGCCATTAATGGCGATTTTCGAGTTCTGAAAAGTTGATTGGTTCGCACCGTTAGCCCCTTTGACCCGCAATGGCATATCCACCATCCGTAAAGATAGCCTGGCCAGTGATGTTTCTAGCTCTGTCTGATAATAGGTACGCGGCAAGTTCAGCGATTTCTTCTGAGGAAGCTAGTTTCCCTAATGGATGAGACTTTGCAAACGTACTTAGCACTTGCTCATCATGCTGAAATGCTTCGCGGGTCATTTCAGTATCAACACCACCAGGATTAATGTTATTGATGCGAATACCATATTGAGCAAGTTCGAGCGCGGCAGGGCGGATAATGCCATCCATACCCGCTTTACTTGCGGAATAGGCTGTAGACCCAATCAGGCCACCATTAGAAAGCCATGAAGACGTGTTAACGATAGCGCCTCCATGAGCACGCATTGCAATCGCTTGCTCTTTAATCGATAGCCACACTGCTTTTAGGTTTGTGCCGATGGTGTGGTCCCAATCAGCTTCACTTTGGTCAAAAATAGGAGCGAAATTCCCGATTGTTCCTGCGTTATTAAAGGCGAAATCAAGGCGTCCTAACAACGTTTGTGCTTCATCGGTCATGCGCTTGATGTCATCACTTTTAGCAATGTCTGCGACAATGTAATGTGCTTTACCTCCGGCCTCCTTGATTTCAGAAACGAGGCTCTCCAGTAATTCTGCACGGCGGCCAATCACGACAACTTCCGCACCTTCTTTCGCAAATAACGTTGCTGCAGCACGACCAATTCCAGATGTTGCGCCTACGATCATGCCTTTTTTATCTTTTAATAAACTCATTTTTCGTGTCCTTCGGTTTGTTAAATAAAGTGAATTCACTACAACTGAGCGTGTAGTTTTTTCCAGTGATATTTGTCTGCTTCTTGTTCTAACAGGGGATTGCCAATGATGGCCGTAGCGGTTCCCACGGCATGGAGCATTGGGGCATCACTGATGTCATCGCCATACGCAAAACACTGTTCTGGTGACACATTTTGCTCAGCAAGAAAAGTGCGAACCGCGACGGCTTTGCCTTCTCCGATAGTTTGTGGGGCGTCGATTTCACCTGTGAGTACGCCATCAAATTCTTCAATTTTGGTGGCTAAGCAGCCATCCGCATCCAGCGCTTCCATAAAAGGCGCAAGTAATTCAGGAAAGGACCCCGACACGAATATGACTCCTGTGCCGTTATTTTTATGCTCTTGTAAGCGTTTCACTGTGTTTTCGAGCAAGAGAGATGCAATCCCTTCGCGTTGACGGTCTGCCCATTGTTGCGCTAATCGGTAAAAGAGAGAGACCTCGATACCTTTGAATAGTTGGTAATAGACTTTGTTTGCCAGATTCCTATCTTGGTTCTGTTTTGCCAAAGCGAGGAAGTTTTCTTTTGCTTGGGGATTTATCGTCACTGTGGGTTTTGCTTCTTTTTC is part of the Pseudoalteromonas xiamenensis genome and encodes:
- a CDS encoding DUF5610 domain-containing protein, whose protein sequence is MMKIGQQHGVMPPGLDKFPLTHRPGQKLGLLNSDSYQGDKFKTSAKVLEDKLNEALGIAPKKDKAEKKPLFDFESVVKNVLEFVKGAVNMAKANGKSDDELREMLGKAREGVNLGVDDASKILDDSGLLDDDIKTGISKSQEGIHKGLDDFEKSLFEPQSQGVLVAGAQYASLQNQAEFSFTTAEGDEIVISFNDAYSSKQGFAASEGEKGKAFAFASEQQHEVEFSISVNGEVNDAEKEAINGMMKDIRDISNAFFRGDFDKAFEQAKKLSLDNEQIAQFSLDMKQTKQTAAISQYQQSNPTAQAAKAFQPLNEGLREVHGQGKALGVEKQLPDIMEWMNHGQARLKEFLDYAQAYFQTLDSQKQPNS
- a CDS encoding RNA recognition motif domain-containing protein, producing MKFPDQRSFIISALLGLIAFFIAHTMSAALQTQFALVVAISTLLGGIITSYFSATSFENATDEAIKTKTIYVGNLPYRANESVVRSLFEEQGTVVNVRLLKDKNTGKRRGFGFVEMAEADAEKAIAALNDKEFQQRTLKVREAKQKPEDSEDE
- a CDS encoding SDR family NAD(P)-dependent oxidoreductase, whose translation is MSLLKDKKGMIVGATSGIGRAAATLFAKEGAEVVVIGRRAELLESLVSEIKEAGGKAHYIVADIAKSDDIKRMTDEAQTLLGRLDFAFNNAGTIGNFAPIFDQSEADWDHTIGTNLKAVWLSIKEQAIAMRAHGGAIVNTSSWLSNGGLIGSTAYSASKAGMDGIIRPAALELAQYGIRINNINPGGVDTEMTREAFQHDEQVLSTFAKSHPLGKLASSEEIAELAAYLLSDRARNITGQAIFTDGGYAIAGQRG
- a CDS encoding HAD family hydrolase, with product MEHNYKSYAFFDVDNTLIKIKSMFSFLEFIEKEAKPTVTINPQAKENFLALAKQNQDRNLANKVYYQLFKGIEVSLFYRLAQQWADRQREGIASLLLENTVKRLQEHKNNGTGVIFVSGSFPELLAPFMEALDADGCLATKIEEFDGVLTGEIDAPQTIGEGKAVAVRTFLAEQNVSPEQCFAYGDDISDAPMLHAVGTATAIIGNPLLEQEADKYHWKKLHAQL